From one Actinomycetota bacterium genomic stretch:
- a CDS encoding arginine deiminase family protein, producing the protein MTSPDVPRAAIVRPPADAFARAISSSGAAIDPERARAQHAAYRAALADLVEVVALPADEELPDACFVDDCAVVLGGQALLTRPGVPSRAAEPERLAGTLAALVDDLHRMTAPATLDGGDVLRLGRALVAGRSARTSQAGIGQLTRFAEAAGGRVEVAAVPPGTLHLQSAVTALADDTVVGTAELLEQPALHGVTNKVVVPPEETAAANALAVGTTVLLPAGCPRTAAAVAALGFDVRELDLSEFAKADGGATCLSLLV; encoded by the coding sequence ATGACCAGTCCCGACGTCCCGCGGGCGGCGATCGTCCGCCCGCCCGCCGACGCCTTCGCCCGGGCCATCTCCTCCAGCGGCGCGGCCATCGACCCCGAGCGGGCCCGGGCCCAGCACGCCGCCTACCGGGCCGCCCTGGCCGACCTGGTCGAGGTGGTCGCCCTCCCCGCCGACGAGGAGCTGCCCGACGCCTGCTTCGTCGACGACTGCGCGGTCGTGCTCGGCGGCCAGGCGCTGCTGACCCGCCCCGGCGTCCCGTCGCGGGCGGCCGAGCCCGAGCGCCTGGCCGGGACCCTGGCCGCCCTGGTCGACGACCTCCACCGCATGACCGCCCCGGCCACCCTGGACGGCGGCGACGTGCTCCGGCTGGGCCGGGCCCTGGTCGCCGGCCGCTCGGCCCGGACCAGCCAGGCCGGGATCGGCCAGCTCACCCGGTTCGCCGAGGCCGCCGGCGGCCGGGTCGAGGTCGCCGCCGTCCCCCCGGGCACCCTCCACCTCCAGAGCGCCGTCACCGCCCTGGCCGACGACACGGTCGTGGGCACGGCCGAGCTGCTGGAGCAGCCGGCCCTGCACGGCGTGACCAACAAGGTGGTCGTGCCCCCGGAGGAGACGGCCGCCGCCAACGCCCTGGCCGTCGGGACCACCGTGCTCCTGCCGGCCGGCTGCCCCCGGACCGCCGCCGCCGTGGCCGCCCTCGGCTTCGACGTCCGCGAGCTCGACCTGAGCGAGTTCGCCAAGGCCGACGGCGGCGCCACCTGCCTGTCGTTGCTGGTCTAG
- a CDS encoding aspartate aminotransferase family protein: MSHAELLARHRKVLPSWLALYYDEPIELVDGKGCRVVDGEGTTYLDFFAGILTTMIGYNPPEVVEAVREQAGRMVHTSTLYLIRQQVELAERVAELSGIPDAKVFFTNSGSEANEAALLLATTFRRSNQVLALRNSYHGRSYAAMGVTGNRSWSASSLTPVNVSYVHGGYRYRSPFGHLPDDRYIAACVDDLRDVLDTCTAGPVACMIAEPVQGVGGFAVPPDGLFGAMKEVLDDQGILFVSDEVQTGWGRTGEHFWGYQAHGIVPDMLTFAKGIGNGLPIGGVVARAELMDSVTANSISTFGGNPLVASGALAVLDYLAAHDLQGNARVVGARLADGLRRLAEGHPAVGDVRGKGLMRAVELVEPGSRRPAPARAARLQEEARRGGLLVGKGGLYGNVLRIAPPLIVTEAEADEGLEILAHALATLG; encoded by the coding sequence ATGTCGCACGCCGAGCTGCTCGCCCGCCACCGCAAGGTGCTGCCGTCCTGGCTGGCCCTCTACTACGACGAGCCGATCGAGCTGGTCGACGGCAAGGGCTGCCGCGTGGTCGACGGCGAGGGCACCACCTACCTGGACTTCTTCGCCGGGATCCTGACCACGATGATCGGCTACAACCCGCCCGAGGTGGTGGAGGCGGTCCGGGAGCAGGCGGGCCGGATGGTCCACACCTCGACCCTGTACCTGATCCGCCAGCAGGTCGAGCTGGCCGAGCGGGTGGCCGAGCTGTCGGGCATCCCCGACGCCAAGGTGTTCTTCACCAACTCGGGCAGCGAGGCCAACGAGGCGGCGCTGCTGCTGGCGACCACGTTCCGGCGCAGCAACCAGGTCCTGGCCCTGCGCAACAGCTACCACGGCCGTTCGTACGCGGCCATGGGGGTCACCGGCAACCGGTCCTGGTCGGCGTCCAGCCTCACCCCGGTCAACGTCAGCTACGTCCACGGCGGCTACCGCTACCGCAGCCCGTTCGGGCACCTGCCCGACGACCGCTACATCGCCGCCTGCGTCGACGACCTGCGCGACGTGCTCGACACCTGCACCGCCGGGCCGGTGGCGTGCATGATCGCCGAGCCGGTCCAGGGCGTCGGCGGGTTCGCCGTCCCGCCCGACGGGCTGTTCGGGGCCATGAAGGAGGTCCTGGACGACCAGGGGATCCTGTTCGTCTCCGACGAGGTCCAGACCGGCTGGGGCCGGACCGGCGAGCACTTCTGGGGCTACCAGGCGCACGGGATCGTGCCGGACATGCTCACCTTCGCCAAGGGCATCGGGAACGGCCTGCCCATCGGCGGGGTGGTGGCCCGGGCCGAGCTGATGGACTCGGTCACGGCCAACTCGATCTCCACCTTCGGCGGCAACCCGCTGGTGGCCAGCGGCGCCCTGGCCGTGCTCGACTACCTGGCCGCCCACGACCTCCAGGGCAACGCCCGGGTGGTCGGGGCCCGCCTGGCCGACGGCCTGCGCCGCCTGGCCGAGGGCCACCCGGCCGTGGGCGACGTGCGCGGCAAGGGCCTGATGCGGGCCGTGGAGCTGGTCGAGCCGGGTTCCAGGCGACCCGCCCCGGCCCGGGCGGCCCGCCTCCAGGAGGAGGCCAGGCGCGGCGGCCTGCTGGTCGGCAAGGGCGGCCTGTACGGCAACGTCCTGCGGATCGCCCCGCCCCTGATCGTCACCGAGGCCGAAGCCGACGAGGGCCTGGAGATCCTCGCCCACGCCCTGGCAACGCTGGGGTAG
- a CDS encoding HAD family hydrolase, which translates to MQRTVFVFDLDGTLVDSVYQHVLAWQEALEGEGIELSVWRIHRRMGMSGGLFVGALLRETGQPVDAELVARLQQAHAEAYRRRAGQARLLPGSRELLARLTGAGVPWAVATSGLMAAARPTLELLEVPAGVPVVTRDQVPHAKPDPDLFLAAAERLGVDVADTVVVGDSVWDLLAARRARALGVGLLSGGYGREELERAGAYRVYEDPADMLAHLDEVGVRDPV; encoded by the coding sequence ATGCAGCGGACCGTCTTCGTGTTCGACCTCGACGGCACCTTGGTCGACAGCGTCTACCAGCACGTCCTCGCCTGGCAGGAGGCGCTGGAGGGCGAGGGGATCGAGCTGTCGGTGTGGCGCATCCACCGGCGCATGGGGATGAGCGGCGGGCTGTTCGTGGGGGCGCTGCTGCGCGAGACCGGCCAGCCGGTCGACGCCGAGCTGGTGGCCAGGCTCCAGCAGGCCCACGCCGAGGCCTACCGGCGCCGGGCCGGGCAGGCGCGGCTCCTGCCGGGGTCGCGCGAGCTGCTGGCCCGCCTGACCGGCGCCGGGGTGCCGTGGGCGGTGGCGACCAGCGGGCTGATGGCGGCCGCCCGGCCCACCCTGGAGCTGCTGGAGGTGCCGGCCGGCGTCCCGGTGGTGACCCGCGACCAGGTCCCCCACGCCAAGCCCGACCCCGACCTGTTCCTGGCCGCCGCCGAGCGCCTCGGGGTCGACGTCGCCGACACGGTCGTGGTCGGCGACTCGGTCTGGGACCTGCTGGCGGCCCGGCGGGCCAGGGCGCTCGGCGTCGGCCTGCTGTCGGGTGGCTACGGCCGCGAGGAGCTGGAGCGGGCCGGCGCCTACCGCGTCTACGAGGACCCGGCCGACATGCTGGCCCACCTCGACGAGGTCGGGGTGCGCGACCCCGTTTAG
- a CDS encoding LLM class flavin-dependent oxidoreductase, which produces MDGPHLGVVLPNYGDAFDPGRLTAAAAATEAAGLDSGWMTDHVLPPSGHAGIYGTVAEALVTVGYLAGCTRRLRLGVSALIVPQREPLLTLKQLVTLDVLSGGRLVTAVAAGWMPEEFETLGASFSGRGRRLDEWLDLAGDLVRQAPGRVLADGPVEVSDAWLAPAPTRPEGLELWVAGVSRHSVRRAAKTGVWHPVALPLRELRSMAAEFRAEVPEGRVVLRLAVTVQDRLEEEATDERGRHMVAGPARWVAEQLNDYLEGGADGFVVDLDHNAPGLEDRIAAFAADVRPLLLARRPARSSD; this is translated from the coding sequence ATGGATGGTCCCCACCTCGGCGTGGTCCTGCCCAACTACGGCGACGCGTTCGACCCCGGGCGCCTGACCGCCGCGGCCGCCGCCACCGAGGCGGCGGGCCTGGACTCGGGCTGGATGACCGACCACGTCCTGCCGCCGTCGGGCCACGCCGGCATCTACGGCACCGTGGCCGAGGCCCTGGTCACCGTCGGCTACCTGGCCGGGTGCACCCGGCGGCTCCGGCTGGGGGTGTCGGCCCTGATCGTGCCCCAGCGCGAGCCCCTGCTGACCCTCAAGCAGCTCGTCACCCTGGACGTCCTGTCGGGCGGGCGGCTGGTCACGGCCGTGGCCGCCGGCTGGATGCCGGAGGAGTTCGAGACCCTGGGCGCATCCTTCTCCGGCCGCGGCCGCCGCCTGGACGAGTGGCTCGACCTGGCCGGCGACCTCGTCCGGCAGGCGCCGGGCCGGGTCCTGGCCGACGGCCCGGTCGAGGTGTCGGACGCCTGGCTGGCCCCGGCGCCGACCCGGCCCGAGGGGCTGGAGCTGTGGGTTGCCGGGGTGTCGCGGCACTCGGTCCGCCGGGCGGCCAAGACCGGGGTGTGGCACCCGGTGGCGCTGCCCCTGCGGGAGCTGCGGTCGATGGCGGCCGAGTTCCGGGCCGAGGTCCCCGAGGGTCGGGTGGTGCTGCGGCTGGCCGTCACCGTCCAGGACCGGCTCGAGGAGGAGGCCACCGACGAGCGGGGCCGGCACATGGTGGCCGGGCCCGCCCGCTGGGTGGCCGAGCAGCTCAACGACTATCTGGAGGGCGGCGCCGACGGGTTCGTGGTCGACCTCGACCACAACGCCCCCGGCCTCGAGGACCGCATCGCCGCCTTCGCCGCCGACGTCCGCCCTCTGCTGCTCGCCCGGCGCCCGGCCCGGTCCTCCGACTAG